A single Vulpes vulpes isolate BD-2025 chromosome 16, VulVul3, whole genome shotgun sequence DNA region contains:
- the LOC140595895 gene encoding uncharacterized protein → MCLGGDVTGSGSLGTSPQLRVHSGHGFCSDSGGDDGTDGCSSRGPQAPRAPPASPFHTLSLGLGVRVEPCCLEEHWGPKRCRSPKERFINRSGVSAAGKPSTRPPHPSRLPTTGTAAGSRGLRRRLLKLWNPKTPRATAALAASGCGRGAGRDPPPPPPPPLPPPPAPRLRRARAPQAPPAPTRHTPTRFSARPALPAAPRRPPLSVRTRGAPAACSRLPPPALREPPRAPRARLRAPGPGPGPGPPAPFPPPSDQLGRGAPSRGSSGLQPRPAASRSSRSAASNGRWELRTFALGAGGTVASLSGSPWPGGFRTFSPSLLPLGERRAGPSRRRRPLTPVAVTVQLPGPGPGPGPAPAGEPLWLVVARRPAGLRAQGSRLARHSKWAPGSGLGSRTQESRERDAWRGAAPLPRLLLTRWVPRPAPRPPPPAVAEALPAVLDGVDKRAVRGGCCAHLSPVQEEDCKPITGADKDTLTEESIPEEANFDPRHKCSGLNIVYGFSPAIDLSKQQIRST, encoded by the exons ATGTGTTTAGGCGGGGATGTGACTGGAAGTGGGAGCTTGGGGACCAGTCCCCAGCTGCGTGTGCACAGCGGGCACGGATTCTGTTCAGACTCGGGAGGCGATGATGGCACCGACGGGTGCTCCAGCCGCGGTCCCCAGGCACCCCGGGCGCCGCCAGCCTCTCCCTTCCACACTCTCAGCTTGGGGCTGGGCGTCAGAGTCGAGCCTTGCTGCCTGGAAGAGCACTGGGGCCCAAAGCGGTGCCGGAGCCCCAAGGAGCGCTTCATCAACAGGTCGGGCGTCAGCGCGGCGGGGAAGCCCAGCACacggcccccccacccctctcggCTCCCAA CGACGGGCACGGCCGCGGGCAGCCGCGGGCTCCGGAGGCGCCTCCTCAAGCTCTGGAACCCGAAGACTCCGCGGGCGACGGCGGCTCTAGCGGCCTCTGGATGCGGACGTGGCGCCGGACGCGacccgccccctccgccgcctCCTCCGCTCCCGCCTCCTCCCGCGCCTCGGCTCCGACGCGCACGCGCGCCCCAGGCCCCTCCCGCGCCCACCCGGCACACGCCCACCCGCTTCtcggcccgccccgccctcccAGCGGCCCCCCGCCGGCCGCCTCTGAGCGTGCGCACGCGCGGCGCCCCCGCGGCCTgctcccgcctcccgccccccgccctccgggAGCCTCCGCGGGcgccccgggcccgcctgcgcgcgcctgggcctgggcctgggcccggGCCGCCCGCCCCCTTCCCTCCGCCGTCCGATCAGCTCGGCCGGGGGGCGCCGAGCCGCGGGAGCTCAGGCCTCCAGCCTCGGCCCGCGGCTTCGCGAAGCTCTCGTTCCGCCGCGAGTAACGGTCGGTGGGAGCTCAGAACCTttgccctgggggcgggggggacggtCGCCAGTCTGTCGGGCTCTCCGTGGCCCGGGGGCTTCAGaaccttctccccttccctgctgcccctcGGGGAGAGGCGGGCTGGGCCCTCGCGGCGACGCCGCCCGCTTACCCCTGTGGCGGTTACTGTACAGctgcccggccccggccccggccccggcccggccccggcgggAGAACCGCTGTGGCTGGTGGTCGCCCGGCGCcctgcagggctcagggctcagggctcgCGGCTCGCCAGGCACTCGAAATGGGCCCCGGGGAGTGGGCTTGGTAGTAGGACTCAGGAGAGTCGGGAGCGAGACGCCTGGCGCGGCGCGGCGCCCCTCCCTCGGCTCCTGCTGACCCGCTGGGTGCCGcggcccgctccccgccccccgccccccgcggtgGCGGAGGCTCTGCCTGCGGTTCTGGACGGTGTGGACAAGCGAGCCGTGCGGGGAGGATGCTGCGCGCACCTGAGCCCTGTGCAG GAGGAGGACTGTAAGCCCATCACAG GCGCAGACAAGGACACGCTAACCGAGGAGAGCATCCCTGAAGAAGCTAACTTTGATCCACGTCACAAATGTAGTGGACTAAATATAGTTTATGGTTTCAGCCCAGCCATTGATTTATCAAAGCAGCAAATCAGATCCACTTAA